A single region of the Rathayibacter rathayi genome encodes:
- a CDS encoding endonuclease domain-containing protein encodes MSEQQHSGVVNASTSGASRHDLVRDYPVAVFRGARSVVEPLDFDERIAAFAAVMRPGEFFSHGTAAHLLGLPDRRKTATTALDVAVAPPMRAARRVGVRSHHLWDEAVTVVHAAHPTADPASTFCHLAASRTLDELVVLGDALVLPDEEGTRRGLRVDLTILAERARSFRGRGGRLAREAVGLVRSGSESPRETLLRLLLLRAGLPEPELNVELFDADGLFVARVDMLYRLERVVVEYDGDQHRTNRAQYERDIARIEAIEALGYRVVRVRASGLLAPDATIARVRRALAV; translated from the coding sequence ATGAGCGAGCAGCAGCATTCCGGAGTGGTCAACGCGTCGACGAGTGGCGCGTCGCGGCACGACCTTGTCCGCGACTACCCGGTCGCCGTCTTCCGTGGTGCACGTTCGGTTGTGGAGCCGCTGGACTTCGACGAGCGGATCGCCGCATTCGCGGCTGTGATGCGGCCGGGGGAGTTCTTCTCTCACGGCACGGCGGCGCACCTGCTGGGTCTGCCGGATCGGAGGAAGACGGCGACGACTGCGCTCGACGTCGCGGTCGCCCCGCCGATGCGCGCCGCGCGTCGCGTGGGCGTGCGCTCGCACCACCTCTGGGACGAGGCGGTCACGGTCGTCCACGCAGCCCACCCGACGGCCGATCCGGCGTCGACGTTCTGCCACCTCGCCGCGTCGAGGACTCTCGACGAACTCGTCGTCCTCGGCGATGCTCTCGTTCTGCCCGACGAGGAGGGGACCCGTCGGGGACTCCGCGTCGACCTCACGATCCTGGCCGAGCGCGCCCGGAGCTTCCGCGGGCGGGGCGGGCGCCTGGCCCGCGAGGCAGTCGGCTTGGTGCGGTCAGGGTCGGAATCCCCTCGCGAGACACTGCTGCGACTACTGCTTCTGCGAGCCGGACTTCCGGAGCCGGAGCTGAACGTAGAGCTGTTCGATGCTGACGGGCTCTTCGTCGCCCGCGTGGACATGCTCTACCGACTCGAGCGCGTCGTTGTCGAGTACGACGGCGATCAGCACCGTACGAACCGGGCGCAATACGAACGGGACATTGCCCGGATCGAAGCGATCGAAGCGCTCGGCTACCGAGTCGTCCGGGTCCGCGCTTCCGGTCTCCTCGCGCCTGACGCGACCATCGCCCGGGTCCGCCGCGCCCTCGCCGTGTGA
- a CDS encoding sugar-binding transcriptional regulator gives MTPVRPVVELDETTHATHPDKTRDALRAAQLYYMQDLTMDAIAHELHTSRSSVSRLLSHARATGLVDIQIRSPLDRASALSAEVRAHFDITAHIVPVPDHTSEIDRLERVALSAARILGQFIDSNMIVGIAWGSTMSAISRHLIAKETHNTQIVQLNGAGNTETTGINYSSEILRRFGDAYAAKVQQFPVPAFFDDPTTKQAVWRERSTRRVLELQQRMDVALFGLGSPFAAVPSKVYIGGYLEPSDFTSLSGSGVVGDVATVFYRSNGSWDDIPMNERASGPDLSTVRRASRRICVVSGASKLPGLRGALAAGLITDLILDEGTARALISG, from the coding sequence ATGACCCCGGTGAGACCGGTCGTCGAACTCGACGAGACGACCCACGCGACCCATCCCGACAAGACGCGCGACGCGCTGCGGGCGGCCCAGCTCTATTACATGCAGGACCTGACGATGGACGCCATCGCGCACGAGCTGCATACGTCGCGCTCCTCCGTCTCGCGACTGCTCTCCCATGCCCGGGCGACCGGTCTGGTTGACATCCAGATCCGCTCCCCCCTCGACCGGGCCAGCGCCCTCTCGGCCGAGGTGCGCGCGCACTTCGACATCACCGCGCACATCGTGCCGGTGCCGGATCACACCAGCGAGATTGATCGGCTGGAGCGGGTGGCGCTGTCCGCGGCGCGGATCCTCGGGCAGTTCATCGACTCCAACATGATCGTCGGCATCGCCTGGGGGTCGACGATGAGCGCGATCAGTCGTCACCTGATCGCGAAAGAGACCCACAACACCCAGATCGTGCAGCTGAACGGCGCGGGCAACACCGAGACGACCGGCATCAATTACTCCAGCGAGATCCTGCGCCGCTTCGGTGACGCTTACGCCGCGAAGGTACAGCAGTTCCCGGTGCCGGCGTTCTTCGACGACCCGACCACCAAACAGGCGGTGTGGCGCGAACGCTCGACCCGCCGGGTCCTCGAGCTGCAGCAGCGGATGGACGTGGCGCTGTTCGGCCTCGGGTCGCCATTCGCCGCGGTCCCCTCGAAGGTGTACATCGGTGGCTACTTGGAGCCGAGCGACTTCACCTCGCTCAGTGGCTCCGGCGTCGTCGGCGACGTCGCGACGGTGTTCTACCGCTCCAACGGCAGCTGGGACGACATCCCTATGAACGAACGTGCAAGCGGTCCGGACCTCTCGACCGTTCGCCGTGCGTCACGCCGGATCTGCGTCGTCTCCGGTGCCTCCAAACTGCCGGGCCTGCGCGGTGCCCTCGCCGCCGGCCTGATCACCGATCTCATCCTCGACGAAGGCACGGCCCGCGCCCTCATCTCCGGCTGA
- a CDS encoding glycerol-3-phosphate dehydrogenase/oxidase, whose protein sequence is MAQSDGTPGNSALRESVAALRDNPRATVLVIGGGINGIGTFRELALNGVDVALVERGDYVSGASSASSHMIHGGIRYLENGEFRLVNEGVHERNGLLKIAPHYVKPLQTTIPIYSTFSGILAAPLRFLTHKSGKPQERGALLIKVGLTLYDFFSRDGGTVPRHQFHGRKRSLNELPQLDPKIKYTATYFDASVHEPERLALDVLHDALIGGKKARAANYVEAVGADEKGVVLRDRESGEEFTFAADVVVNVSGPWTDFTNTALGTSTTFMGGTKGSHIVLDNPELVEACEGREMFFEHSDGRIVLIYPLKGRVMVGTTDIDADPTKPAVCTEEEIDYFFELVSHVFPAIPVNRSQIVFKFSGIRPLPRHDDEAPGFVSRDYRIEPSTLPGNGSPVLSLVGGKWTTFRALSEHLSNEVFTRIGVTRRVSTVKTAIGGGKGFPRTDASRAQWISQHRSSLSSARTGQLLERYGTRAKEVIEALVDGHDEALTFDKDFTTGEVRYLAQHESVVHLIDLVMRRTNHAFTGGLSRELLEELAEHTGAVLGWDDATRVSEVDATIAHLKEYNGVDVGGTSVQTPTAVPVS, encoded by the coding sequence GTGGCACAGTCCGACGGAACTCCCGGAAACTCCGCTCTGCGTGAGAGCGTCGCTGCTCTCCGCGACAACCCCCGAGCCACGGTCCTGGTCATCGGTGGTGGCATCAACGGCATCGGGACCTTCCGCGAACTCGCGCTGAACGGCGTCGACGTCGCCCTCGTCGAGCGCGGTGACTACGTCTCCGGTGCCTCGAGCGCGTCCAGCCACATGATCCACGGCGGCATCCGCTACCTCGAAAACGGCGAGTTCCGCCTCGTCAACGAGGGCGTGCACGAGCGCAACGGCCTGCTGAAGATCGCTCCCCATTACGTGAAGCCGTTGCAGACGACGATCCCGATCTATTCGACGTTCTCGGGCATCCTCGCCGCCCCCCTGCGCTTCCTCACCCACAAGTCGGGCAAGCCGCAGGAGCGCGGCGCGCTGCTCATCAAGGTCGGCCTCACCCTGTACGACTTCTTCTCCCGCGACGGCGGCACTGTCCCGCGCCACCAGTTCCACGGGCGGAAGCGCTCGCTGAACGAGCTGCCGCAGCTCGACCCGAAGATCAAGTACACGGCCACCTACTTCGACGCCTCCGTGCACGAGCCGGAGCGCCTGGCGCTCGACGTGCTGCACGACGCGCTGATCGGCGGCAAGAAGGCCCGCGCGGCCAACTACGTCGAGGCCGTCGGCGCCGACGAGAAGGGTGTGGTCCTGCGCGACCGCGAGTCCGGCGAGGAGTTCACCTTCGCGGCGGACGTCGTCGTCAACGTCTCCGGCCCCTGGACCGACTTCACCAACACCGCCCTCGGCACGAGCACCACATTCATGGGCGGCACCAAGGGCTCGCACATCGTGCTCGACAACCCCGAGCTGGTCGAGGCCTGCGAGGGCCGCGAGATGTTCTTCGAGCACAGCGACGGCCGCATCGTCCTCATCTACCCGCTCAAGGGTCGCGTGATGGTCGGCACGACCGACATCGACGCCGACCCCACCAAGCCCGCGGTGTGCACGGAGGAGGAGATCGACTACTTCTTCGAGCTCGTCAGCCATGTGTTCCCGGCCATCCCGGTGAACCGTTCGCAGATCGTCTTCAAGTTCTCCGGCATCCGCCCGCTGCCCCGTCACGACGACGAGGCGCCCGGATTCGTCTCCCGCGACTACCGCATCGAACCCTCGACTCTGCCCGGCAACGGCTCGCCCGTGCTCAGTCTGGTCGGCGGCAAGTGGACGACGTTCCGCGCCCTGTCTGAGCACCTCTCCAACGAGGTTTTCACACGGATCGGCGTGACCCGTCGCGTCTCGACCGTGAAGACCGCCATCGGAGGCGGCAAGGGCTTCCCGCGCACCGACGCGTCCCGCGCCCAGTGGATCAGCCAGCACCGCTCCAGCCTGTCTTCGGCCAGGACGGGCCAGCTGCTCGAGCGCTACGGCACCCGCGCCAAGGAGGTCATCGAGGCGCTGGTCGACGGCCACGACGAGGCGCTCACCTTCGATAAGGACTTCACCACTGGCGAGGTCCGCTACCTCGCGCAGCACGAAAGCGTCGTGCACCTGATCGACTTGGTCATGCGCCGCACCAACCACGCCTTCACCGGTGGCTTGAGCCGCGAGCTCCTCGAGGAGCTCGCCGAGCACACCGGAGCCGTGCTCGGGTGGGACGACGCCACGCGAGTGTCCGAGGTCGACGCGACCATCGCGCACCTCAAGGAGTACAACGGCGTTGATGTCGGGGGCACCTCGGTGCAGACGCCTACGGCGGTACCTGTCTCCTGA
- a CDS encoding MIP/aquaporin family protein, with translation MDNLGVVFLAEVVGTAMLVLLGCGVVANVALVKSKGLNGGTLMVNIGWGFAVFAGVIVSYNSGAHLNPAVTLGLAASGATEFGSGVPVNIASILVYILAQMIGAILGAVFCWLAYKQHFDEEPDAANKLGVFSTGPAIRSYGWNFVTEVIGTFVLVFVVIGFGGGRQGDGGLAALGALPVAILVIAIGASLGGPTGYAINPARDLGPRIAHALLPIKGKGSSDWSYAWVPVAGPIVGGVLAGLASLALLPVL, from the coding sequence GTGGACAATCTCGGAGTGGTGTTCCTCGCCGAAGTCGTGGGAACGGCGATGCTCGTGCTCCTCGGCTGCGGTGTCGTCGCCAATGTCGCGCTCGTGAAGAGCAAGGGTCTGAACGGCGGAACGCTCATGGTCAACATCGGCTGGGGCTTCGCGGTCTTCGCCGGTGTGATCGTCTCGTATAACTCGGGGGCGCACCTCAACCCCGCGGTCACCCTGGGCCTGGCCGCCAGCGGAGCGACCGAATTCGGCTCGGGCGTCCCGGTGAACATCGCCTCGATCCTGGTCTACATCCTCGCCCAGATGATCGGTGCGATCCTCGGCGCCGTCTTCTGCTGGCTCGCCTACAAGCAGCACTTCGACGAGGAGCCGGACGCGGCCAACAAGCTCGGCGTCTTCTCGACCGGCCCAGCCATCCGCTCCTACGGCTGGAACTTCGTCACCGAGGTCATCGGCACCTTCGTCCTCGTCTTCGTCGTCATCGGCTTCGGCGGCGGACGTCAGGGCGATGGCGGCCTGGCCGCACTCGGCGCTCTCCCCGTCGCCATCCTGGTGATCGCGATCGGTGCCTCCCTCGGTGGCCCGACCGGTTACGCGATCAACCCCGCCCGTGACCTCGGCCCCCGCATCGCGCACGCGCTGCTGCCGATCAAGGGCAAGGGCTCGAGCGACTGGAGCTACGCCTGGGTGCCCGTGGCCGGCCCAATTGTGGGCGGTGTGCTCGCGGGCCTCGCCTCGCTCGCGCTGCTCCCGGTCCTCTGA
- the glpK gene encoding glycerol kinase GlpK has protein sequence MADYVIAIDQGTTSSRAIIFDKKGSIVSTGQKEHEQIFPRAGWVEHDPIEIWNNVREVIGQALSRADLTRHDIASVGITNQRETAVVWDRTTGKPVYNAIVWQDTRTQSIVDRLAGDEGADRFKSIVGLPLATYFSGTKIVWILENVEGAREKAEAGDLLFGTTDTWVLWNLTGGIDGGVHKTDVTNASRTLFLDLETLEWRDDILEAFGVPRSMLPEVCSSSEVYGHVESSSLLREVPIAGILGDQQAATFGQAAFDPGEAKNTYGTGNFLIFNTGTEIVHSKNGLLTTIGYKLGDGEVHYALEGSIAVSGSLIQWLRDNLGLIGSAPEVEALAATVQDNGGAYFVPAFSGLFAPYWRSDARGALVGLTRYVNKGHIARAALEATAFQTREVLDAVNADSGVPLQELKVDGGMIANTLLMQFQADILGVPVVRPVVAETTALGAAYAAGLAVGFWANLDDLRQNWQEDSRWTPQMDQDEAARQYRLWKKAVTKTFDWVDEDVQ, from the coding sequence ATGGCTGACTACGTCATCGCTATCGACCAGGGGACCACGTCGTCCCGCGCGATCATCTTCGATAAGAAGGGATCGATCGTCTCTACCGGCCAGAAGGAGCACGAGCAGATCTTCCCGCGCGCCGGCTGGGTCGAGCACGACCCGATCGAGATCTGGAACAACGTCCGCGAGGTGATCGGCCAGGCCCTCTCCCGCGCCGACCTGACCCGTCACGACATCGCCTCGGTCGGCATCACCAACCAGCGCGAGACCGCGGTCGTCTGGGACAGGACCACCGGCAAGCCCGTCTACAACGCCATCGTCTGGCAGGACACGCGCACCCAGTCGATCGTCGACCGCCTCGCGGGAGACGAGGGCGCCGACCGCTTCAAGTCGATCGTGGGCCTTCCGCTCGCGACCTACTTCTCCGGCACCAAGATCGTCTGGATCCTCGAGAACGTCGAGGGCGCGCGCGAGAAGGCGGAGGCGGGCGACCTGCTCTTCGGCACCACCGACACCTGGGTCCTCTGGAATCTGACCGGTGGCATCGACGGCGGCGTCCACAAGACCGACGTCACCAACGCCTCCCGCACGCTGTTCCTCGACCTCGAGACCCTCGAGTGGCGCGATGACATCCTCGAGGCCTTCGGGGTCCCGAGGTCGATGCTCCCGGAGGTCTGCTCCTCCTCCGAGGTCTACGGCCACGTCGAGTCCTCCTCGCTGCTGCGCGAGGTGCCGATCGCGGGCATCCTGGGCGACCAGCAGGCCGCGACCTTCGGCCAGGCGGCGTTCGATCCGGGCGAGGCCAAGAACACCTACGGCACCGGCAACTTCTTGATCTTCAACACGGGTACCGAGATCGTGCACTCGAAGAACGGGCTGCTGACCACCATCGGCTACAAGCTGGGCGACGGCGAGGTCCACTACGCGCTCGAGGGCTCGATCGCGGTCTCCGGCTCGCTGATCCAGTGGCTGCGCGACAACCTGGGACTCATCGGCTCGGCCCCCGAGGTCGAAGCGCTGGCCGCCACGGTCCAGGACAACGGAGGCGCCTACTTCGTCCCCGCGTTCTCGGGTCTGTTCGCCCCCTACTGGCGCTCGGACGCGCGCGGAGCCCTCGTCGGCCTCACCCGCTACGTCAACAAGGGCCACATCGCCCGCGCCGCGCTCGAGGCGACCGCCTTCCAGACCCGCGAGGTCCTCGACGCCGTCAACGCCGACTCCGGCGTCCCACTGCAGGAACTCAAGGTCGACGGCGGGATGATCGCCAACACCCTGCTCATGCAGTTCCAGGCCGACATCCTCGGCGTCCCGGTCGTTCGACCGGTCGTCGCCGAGACCACCGCGCTCGGAGCGGCCTACGCGGCCGGTCTCGCGGTCGGATTCTGGGCGAACCTCGACGACCTGCGCCAGAACTGGCAGGAGGACTCGCGGTGGACTCCCCAGATGGACCAGGACGAGGCCGCCCGCCAGTACCGCCTCTGGAAGAAGGCCGTCACCAAGACCTTCGATTGGGTGGACGAGGACGTGCAGTAG
- a CDS encoding TetR/AcrR family transcriptional regulator yields MPADHSEKTARTGAAPARARGRQRASHSLDTVLAEAIAILDESGEPALTFRALAARLGGGVASIYWYVASRDELLDLATEEVMGRVLEDSEPLTHGPDPVANLRGLALALFDEFVRRPWFGQFMLRNNGLQPNSMAMHERIGQQLMRLNLTPRQRFHAASSIVSYVVGVAIDLAQPPPKEFLESGLGRLEFLAQFADRWRALDPEAFPFAHQVADEIATHDDLDVFRSGLDLLLDGLRLQAGLGPSA; encoded by the coding sequence ATGCCCGCAGATCACTCCGAGAAGACCGCGCGCACCGGTGCGGCGCCCGCCCGTGCGCGGGGTCGCCAGCGAGCGTCGCACTCGCTCGACACGGTGCTCGCCGAGGCGATCGCGATCCTCGACGAATCGGGGGAGCCGGCGCTGACCTTCCGGGCGCTGGCGGCGCGGCTCGGCGGGGGAGTGGCGAGCATCTACTGGTACGTCGCGAGCCGCGACGAGCTGCTCGACCTGGCGACCGAGGAAGTGATGGGCCGGGTCCTCGAGGACAGCGAGCCGCTCACCCACGGACCCGACCCCGTGGCGAATCTGCGCGGCCTGGCCCTCGCGCTCTTCGACGAGTTCGTCCGCAGGCCGTGGTTCGGCCAGTTCATGCTCCGCAACAACGGGCTGCAGCCCAATTCGATGGCAATGCACGAGCGGATCGGCCAGCAGCTGATGCGGCTGAACCTGACGCCCCGGCAGCGCTTCCACGCGGCGTCGTCGATCGTGAGCTACGTCGTGGGCGTCGCGATCGACCTCGCGCAGCCGCCGCCCAAGGAGTTCCTCGAGAGCGGACTCGGCCGGCTAGAGTTCCTGGCGCAGTTCGCCGACCGCTGGCGCGCGCTCGACCCCGAGGCGTTCCCCTTCGCGCACCAGGTCGCGGACGAGATAGCGACGCACGACGACCTCGACGTGTTCCGCTCCGGGCTCGACCTGCTGCTCGACGGATTGCGGCTGCAGGCCGGCCTCGGGCCGTCAGCCTGA
- a CDS encoding MFS transporter → MVDNTLLSIALPTIGRSLDSGTAGLQWVTGAYSLTFGGLLLIAGSAADRFGRRRVLLSGLAAFGLISLAVLLVTDIGQLIALRALLGGAAAMAPVTMSLIFRLFDDAKLRMRSITIVMIVGMSGFVLGPILGGSVLSHLSWQWLLIVNAPIALLAWIGVRVGVQADRRADLTSERLDLPGAALTVAAIGLGCYTLTSGVQDGWLSLATLACALSTVAAIVGFIIRERRAASPMIDLALFRTGPVRGAALTQLAASIAFASVLFGLILHFQYAYGWSPMQAGIANLPIIVTMIAATPIAERLASRLGHRLACLVGTGLLVGSLLGMAWAVNHGYLAIAAMMVLLTIGLRTIMTICAVALIEAMDENRTSIGAALNDTSQEVGTSIGTAVVGTLIAALVTKTLPSGAWNSDLVQTFFAGERIVYLAVAVLVGLIATIGSLSLTDSRVTEEPAPSEAPRTAQ, encoded by the coding sequence ATGGTCGACAACACGCTGCTTTCCATCGCCCTGCCCACGATCGGCCGGTCGCTCGATAGCGGCACGGCCGGGCTGCAGTGGGTGACGGGCGCCTACTCCCTCACCTTCGGCGGCCTGCTGTTGATCGCCGGCTCGGCCGCCGACCGGTTCGGTCGCCGCCGGGTGCTGCTGAGCGGCCTCGCGGCCTTCGGCCTGATCAGCCTCGCCGTCCTCCTCGTCACCGACATCGGCCAGCTCATCGCCCTGCGGGCGCTGCTCGGCGGCGCCGCAGCCATGGCCCCGGTCACGATGTCGCTGATCTTCCGCCTCTTCGACGACGCGAAGCTGCGCATGCGCTCGATCACGATCGTGATGATCGTCGGCATGTCCGGGTTCGTCCTGGGCCCGATCCTGGGCGGCTCGGTCCTCAGCCACCTCAGCTGGCAGTGGCTCCTGATCGTCAACGCGCCGATCGCCCTCCTCGCCTGGATCGGCGTCCGTGTCGGCGTGCAGGCCGACCGACGCGCGGATCTCACCTCCGAGCGGCTCGACCTCCCCGGCGCCGCCCTGACCGTCGCGGCCATCGGGCTCGGCTGCTACACCCTCACCAGCGGCGTGCAGGACGGCTGGCTCTCGCTCGCCACCCTCGCCTGCGCCCTCAGCACGGTCGCCGCGATCGTCGGCTTCATCATTCGGGAGCGGCGCGCGGCCTCGCCGATGATCGACCTCGCGCTCTTCCGCACCGGACCCGTCCGAGGCGCGGCGCTCACGCAGCTCGCGGCCTCGATCGCCTTCGCCAGCGTCCTGTTCGGCCTGATCCTGCACTTCCAGTACGCGTACGGCTGGAGCCCGATGCAGGCCGGCATCGCGAACCTGCCGATCATCGTCACCATGATCGCCGCGACGCCGATCGCCGAGCGGCTCGCCTCCCGCCTCGGCCACCGCCTCGCCTGCCTCGTCGGCACGGGCCTGCTCGTCGGCTCGCTTCTCGGCATGGCCTGGGCGGTGAACCACGGCTACCTCGCGATCGCCGCGATGATGGTCCTCCTGACGATCGGCCTGCGGACGATCATGACCATCTGCGCGGTCGCCCTCATCGAGGCGATGGACGAGAACCGCACCTCGATCGGCGCCGCCCTCAACGACACCTCCCAGGAGGTCGGCACCAGCATCGGCACGGCCGTCGTCGGCACCCTCATCGCCGCGCTGGTCACGAAGACGCTCCCGTCGGGCGCCTGGAACTCCGACCTCGTCCAGACCTTCTTCGCCGGCGAGCGGATCGTCTACCTGGCCGTCGCCGTTCTCGTCGGCCTGATCGCGACGATCGGCTCACTCTCCCTCACCGACTCGCGAGTCACGGAGGAGCCCGCGCCGTCCGAGGCCCCCCGCACCGCACAATGA
- a CDS encoding HAD family hydrolase, translating to MLRLALFDLDDTLFAHASAVREGIVAYAASLGAAYDADPLDVQHRWHLLEEEHYHRYLAGKLDYEGQRRARATAFAAAVGVALTPEEASSWFRGYLAHYVAAWTLHDDALPVLDRLNAAEIRIGIITNGVLDFQLGKIEGTGLVDRIEHVIASGDVGVAKPDARIFAAACERFGVAPADALYVGDRLGTDAIGAATAGLRGVWLDRVGGPEHGRTLPPEALALDVRRIGGLDELDAQLELPEA from the coding sequence GTGCTGCGGCTCGCGCTCTTCGACCTCGACGACACGCTTTTCGCCCACGCCAGCGCCGTCCGGGAGGGCATCGTCGCGTACGCCGCCTCGCTCGGGGCGGCGTATGACGCGGATCCGCTCGATGTGCAGCACCGCTGGCACCTGCTCGAGGAGGAGCACTACCACCGCTACCTCGCCGGCAAGCTCGACTACGAGGGCCAGCGCCGTGCCCGCGCCACGGCCTTCGCGGCGGCGGTCGGAGTCGCGCTGACGCCGGAGGAGGCGAGCTCGTGGTTCCGCGGGTACCTGGCGCACTACGTCGCGGCGTGGACCCTGCACGACGACGCGCTGCCCGTCCTCGACCGGCTCAACGCCGCCGAGATCCGCATCGGCATCATCACCAACGGCGTGCTCGACTTCCAGCTGGGCAAGATCGAGGGAACGGGCCTCGTCGATCGGATCGAGCACGTCATCGCCTCGGGTGACGTCGGCGTCGCCAAGCCGGATGCGCGGATCTTCGCGGCCGCGTGCGAGCGGTTCGGCGTCGCTCCGGCCGACGCGCTCTATGTCGGCGACCGGCTCGGCACCGACGCGATCGGAGCGGCCACTGCGGGACTGCGCGGTGTGTGGCTCGACCGCGTCGGCGGCCCCGAGCACGGCCGGACGCTGCCTCCGGAAGCGCTGGCGCTCGACGTCCGGCGCATCGGCGGGCTTGACGAGCTCGACGCTCAGCTGGAGCTGCCGGAGGCCTGA
- the trpS gene encoding tryptophan--tRNA ligase translates to MTPSTPGAAPVIFSGMQPSSGSLHLGNYIGALTQWVAMQEDFEAYFCVVDLHAITVSQDPQQLRERTRATAAQYIAAGINPERSTLFIQSHVPAHAELAWVLNTLTGFGEASRMTQFKDKSAKQGTEAASVGLFTYPVLMASDILLYQTDAVPVGEDQRQHLELTRDLAARFNSRFGETFTVPEPHIARETAKIFDLQNPGAKMSKSAESDAGLLNVLDEPKVTAKKIMRAVTDTESEVRFDRAAKPGVSNLLTIYSVLADRSVDSLEQEYAGRGYGDLKKGLVEVVAARFDPIRARTAELLADPAELDRVLSRAADRASETAERTLAGVYERIGFLRRVR, encoded by the coding sequence ATGACCCCCAGCACTCCGGGCGCCGCGCCCGTCATCTTCTCCGGCATGCAGCCCTCCTCCGGTTCGCTGCACCTCGGCAACTACATCGGCGCGCTGACGCAGTGGGTCGCGATGCAGGAAGACTTCGAGGCGTACTTCTGCGTCGTCGATCTGCACGCGATCACGGTTTCGCAGGACCCGCAGCAGCTCCGCGAGCGCACTCGCGCGACCGCCGCGCAGTACATTGCCGCGGGCATCAATCCGGAACGCTCCACTCTCTTCATCCAGTCGCATGTGCCCGCGCACGCCGAACTCGCCTGGGTCCTGAACACCCTGACCGGGTTCGGTGAGGCGAGCCGGATGACGCAGTTCAAGGACAAGTCGGCGAAGCAGGGCACCGAGGCCGCCTCGGTGGGACTGTTCACCTACCCGGTCCTAATGGCGTCCGACATCCTGCTGTACCAGACCGACGCCGTGCCGGTCGGTGAGGACCAGCGCCAGCACCTGGAACTTACCCGCGACCTCGCCGCGCGCTTCAACTCGCGTTTCGGCGAGACCTTCACGGTTCCGGAGCCGCACATCGCGCGCGAGACCGCAAAAATCTTCGATCTGCAGAACCCGGGCGCCAAGATGTCGAAGTCGGCGGAGTCGGATGCCGGCCTGCTCAACGTGCTCGACGAGCCGAAGGTGACGGCAAAGAAGATCATGCGCGCTGTGACGGACACCGAGTCGGAGGTGCGCTTCGACCGCGCGGCGAAGCCCGGTGTCTCGAACCTGCTGACCATCTACTCCGTGCTCGCCGACCGCTCCGTCGACTCGCTGGAGCAGGAGTACGCCGGTCGGGGCTACGGCGACCTGAAAAAGGGGCTCGTCGAGGTGGTCGCCGCGAGGTTCGACCCGATCCGCGCGCGGACCGCCGAGCTGCTGGCCGATCCCGCCGAGCTCGACCGCGTCCTCTCCCGTGCCGCCGACCGCGCCTCCGAGACCGCGGAGCGCACGCTCGCCGGCGTCTACGAGCGCATCGGCTTCCTCCGGCGCGTCCGCTGA
- a CDS encoding exodeoxyribonuclease III, giving the protein MTTSTLRIVSVNVNGVRAAYRKGMGDWLAARDVDILALQEVRASTDDLTGLLGDEWDVLHDEATAKGRAGVALASRKRATIHRVSFGADDFDSAGRWLEADYEVGDRSITVVSTYVHSGEVGTPKQVEKYRFLDAMQARLPELQAHSELAVVLGDLNVGHRTLDIKNWKGNVKKAGFLPEERAYFDRFVGAEGDPDYNAGAGLGWIDLGRRFAGEVPGPYTWWSQRGKAFDTDTGWRLDYQLATPALAALARSYEVDRADAYDTRWSDHSPVVVDYAL; this is encoded by the coding sequence GTGACAACCAGCACCCTCCGCATCGTCTCTGTCAACGTGAATGGCGTTCGCGCCGCGTACCGCAAGGGGATGGGCGATTGGCTGGCCGCCCGCGACGTCGACATCCTGGCCCTGCAAGAGGTCCGTGCCTCCACCGATGACCTCACCGGGCTGCTCGGCGACGAGTGGGACGTCCTGCACGACGAGGCGACCGCCAAGGGCCGGGCGGGAGTCGCTCTCGCCTCGCGCAAGCGCGCCACCATTCACCGGGTCTCATTCGGCGCCGACGACTTCGACTCGGCCGGGCGTTGGCTCGAGGCTGACTACGAGGTCGGCGACCGCTCCATCACGGTCGTCTCCACCTACGTCCACTCCGGCGAAGTGGGCACCCCCAAGCAGGTCGAGAAGTACCGCTTCCTCGACGCGATGCAGGCGCGCCTCCCCGAGCTCCAGGCGCACAGCGAGCTCGCCGTGGTGCTGGGCGACCTCAACGTCGGGCACCGCACGCTCGACATCAAAAACTGGAAAGGCAACGTCAAGAAGGCCGGCTTCCTCCCGGAGGAACGGGCCTACTTCGACCGCTTCGTCGGCGCGGAGGGCGACCCCGACTACAACGCGGGCGCCGGCCTGGGTTGGATCGACCTCGGCCGCCGGTTCGCGGGCGAGGTGCCCGGGCCGTACACCTGGTGGTCGCAGCGCGGTAAGGCGTTCGACACCGACACCGGCTGGCGCCTGGACTACCAGCTCGCGACCCCCGCGCTGGCCGCCCTCGCCCGCAGCTACGAGGTCGACCGCGCCGACGCGTACGACACCCGCTGGTCCGACCACTCCCCCGTGGTCGTCGACTACGCGCTCTGA